TTGCGATTCCTGAGGCTTTGTCTTGCAAAAGGCTCTGGGTATTTCCGCCAGTACCGGCAGATCGAGGGACCATTCGAGCTCTTCCCGGTTGTGCACGGTCTGATCCATGTATTCTAGAAAGAAGGCCAATCCCATGCCGGCCACGAGACCGAAGATAATGCTGAGTATAATGTTCTTTGCCTTCTTTGGTCGTATTGGCCGCGAAGGAGCGGATGCAGGGTCTACAAGGCGCAGGCTGGTCTTGGTGATCTCATCGGTAATGTTCGCCTCTTTGATTTTGGCGAGAAGAATGTTGTAGATTTCCCGGTTAGACTCCACCTCTCTTTTGAGAATCGCATACTGCAGCTCACTGCGATTGGTATCGATAGCTTCCTTTTCATAGCTTGCCATTGCCTCCTTGAGAGCTTTCTCCTTGGCCATCAGAACGGCGCGTTCTGATTCGGCATTGACCAATGACTTTTCTATCTGTTCGCGGATCTTGCGGCGGAGTTCGGTGAGCTTCGAGGTTACCTTTATCATCTCAGGATGCTTGTGTTTGAAAACGCCGCTCATCTTCTTGTAATCGATCTCTGTTGCAAGCAGTTCCGAGTAAAGGCTCTCAACTATGCTGTTTTTTATGAAGGTGGGAATATTTTGAATATGGCCATTGGCGCTGTTTTTGATGAACTTCTTCAATTCATTGATCTTGGCCTCCACAGCCATCCTTTGACTTCGCGCTTCCAGATAGCTGGCGTTCATATCTTCTATTTTCTGTGTGTTGAGCCGCTGTTTGCCCTCAATGGAAAAGAGGTTGGCCTTCTCTTTGAAATCAAGAAAAGCCTTTTCTGCTTCCTCCACCTTCTTTCTCATTGCATAGAGCTGGTTGTTCAGCCATTGGAGCATCTTGCGTGAGCTCTCCAGTCGTGTACTGGAATCATAGATGATGTAGTTCTCCGCCAGGGCATTGGCGAGATCTCTTGCTGTTCGCGGGTTGTAATCTTCTACCTGGATTCTGAGCAGCCGGGTGTCCTCGACCTCCTTGACTCTGATTTTGCTTCGCAATCGAGCGATCCTGTCAGCAAGGAGGCTCTCGCGGCTGGGCGGCTGTTTTTCCTCATTGGACCCGGGGAAAATGCTTTTGAGCAAACGGCTGATATTAGTTTTCACCGTACTGAAAAATTTAGCAATTGGAGGGAGTTCCAGGGAGTCATCTGAGATGTCCACCTGTTCCAGGACGCGCTCGAGGACTGGACGTGCGGTTACCATCTGAAAGTGTGTCCTGAAGGTAAGCTGCTGAGAGACATAGCTGTCGTACTCCAGAAGCTTGCCAGTCAATGGGCTCCTTTTGGCTTCTTTGCCGATGATAATCCCTGCAGTGGCCTGGTAGACCGACCTCATGGAAAAGGTGTACAGGGTAGTAACCAGCACGGTCACGAAGAGGATGGAAACGATCAACCAGAGCCGTTTTCGCAGGACGAAATAGTAGTCCAGCAAATGGGTCCGCCTGCCCGGTTCTTCCTGTATGTTCACATGTGTGTTTTCCATTGGTCTTCCGTCCTCACGGTTTCAGTAGGCACTATGCACCAAATGAATTGCTCCTGAAAACCGATAACTGATCACCGGTAACCGTAACCGGCCAGGGTTATTGGCTTTTTCCCGTTACCGTCAACCGTTTGCCGATACGGGCTTCGTTACCGTTGCCGTAAACCGTGACCCCAAAGCTCCACAACGCAGGCTAAAGCCTGCGGCTACCAACATATTGCCATGACGTCTACGGCTTAGGCTACGGCTATGATGCCCGTCTCGTTTCCAGGGTCAATCGGCCTTTGCTTCGTTACCGTGAGCCTTGCGCCCTGTGCCTTGCGCCATCTTCCTCTAACTGGTGCCTCACAACCACGACTCCGGCACATAGATGCGGTCTCCTGGCTTCAAGAGCACGTCTTTTTCTTTTCCATTCTTCACCTTGTCCAGGTTGATCTTCACTATCTCCTGAGTGCCGTCAGGCTCCCTGCGCGTAATGGTGCTGCGGTTCGGGGCTGCGTATTTAGCAAAGCCGCCGGCCAGAATACAGGCATCCAGGGCTGTGAGACCCTCCTGAAAGTCGTAGACACCCGGCCGGTTCACCTTGCCCAGAACATAAATCTTGTACTGGGTGAGGTCTGAAAACGATGTGGGCGGAATATAGACCACATCTCCTGGCTGGAGTTCCACATTTCTTTCGGCAATGCCGAGATCTAGCAGCTCCCGCAGGTTGACCTTGATGGATTTTTTCTTCTGTACAAGTTCATTTATCTTGGTGTTGCTGTCGAGATCCTTCAGCGAACCACGAAGGATGTAGGCATAATTGCTGCGGTTTTCAGTGACTCCTCCGGCCTTGGCGATCAGCTCCAGCAATGTTGTGGTACTGCTGTCCAGGGGAAAGAGCCCGGACATCTTCACTGCTCCGGTAAGATAAACTCTTTTACTCTTGTAATCTCTGACACTGATGAGCACCTGCGGATTGACAAAATAATCCTCGGCCAGCGGTCTGCTAACTGTCTGCGTGAGTTCTGCAACAGACAGACCTTCTGCCTTGATTTCACCGAGGAATGGAAAATTGATGGTACCATTGGCTGATACAGTGAGATCAATTGCCTCCTGAGACTGGCCTCCTGCAAAAATATTGATGGAAAGCACATCGCCCGGGCCAATGATGTACGGCTTGTCTTGGGCTGACACAGCCGTAGTCGTGATAATCAACAGCAGCGATACTGTTATTGAAATAATTCGCGATTTCATGGCTCAAATCACTCCAACCTACTTGCTGCCAGGCAGTAAGCACAGGCACTGAGCGGCCAGTACGGCTCACTGCCAAGGTTACGATGCCCGTTTCGTCTGTCGGCCACGGTTAACGGCTTTTCTTCGTTGCCGTAAACTGTCCACGGATATGGGCTTCGTGACCGTTGTCCCTTGACGACCTGGGTTATGGCTATCGTCATTTCAAGACATGTTGCAATGCCCATTCTTTTCGCGGCAAGATGCCGCTCCCACAGAAAGTGCAAAAGACCTTTTTATTTTTCGCTCCCTTGGTTGCTGGTCACGGTTAGAGAACCGTTCCTGCAGCTGATCTGCCAGTTTTACAGGGAACAACGTACTTTCAACCTCATGCCCTCCAATTCGAAATTCGCAATTCCAAATTAGAAATCTAGACACCGTAGCCGTGAGCCTTGCTCCTTTCCCCATAGCCGATAACTTCACCTTCATACTGACCAACCCAGGCTAAAGCCTGCGGCTACCAACATATTGCCAACACATCTGGCGATAGCCGGTAACCCGGCACCTCCCAATTCCAAGTTCGCAATCCTGAAGGCGTTGCCGTGAGGCGTTGCCAATACAGGCTTCGTGACCGCTGCCCTGAGCCGTCCACATTATTGTCTCGTAAAAAACTCCGTAATGTCGTACACGGTAGTCAACCGAAAAAACACCCTGTTTTCCTTGTAACGCCTGCCTCTTTCATTGGAACCGCGCTCCGTATAGTTGTATTCAACACTCAATTCAAAGATATCTCTCAAGAACCTGTAGCCCAGGCCGCCAAAACCGTTATAGGTATCGTCCTTACGCGGGCTGCCGATGTAGTCGCTGTTCTGGTAATAGCCGCCCAGATATGCTCGGATTTTTTCCAGGAAAATATGTTCAGCATACAGGTCAAATCTGTATGCTTCAAAGTACTGGTCCTCTGTGGTGAAATCTACGAAGTTACGTTCAAAGGAGACGTCCAGCTTCGAACGATCAGTAGCTCCGGTAAGAGTGGTGTGAAATACGAAGGAGTCCTGATTGCTGAGACCACTCTCATCGAATGTCCGCCGCTGGTAGCCTGCTCCCGCCTCACCGCTGAGATAGGTGTTGAATTCGTGTCTGAAGACGAGCTTGGCCTGGTAAGCATCATAGTCGCTCAACCCGGCGTCATAGGACCGCCTCCAGTATTGCTGTTCCAGGTCAAGGTGATTGGTGGAGTTGAGATTGTATGTCAGGGTCACAATGCCTCGATTTTCCCAGGAATCTCCCTGCCCTGGATCTGGATTCTTCCACTTCAGCCGCTCGTTGCGATAGCCAAGTGTAATGGCCCCTTTTTCGGCAAGGTCGTATTTGATTGACGGACTCACTCTGTTGCGCCAGTATTTCTTCCTGCTCACAATGTCACTGAACTGATCGGAGGAGGCAGGCTCCCGGGTGAGAAAGAACTCCTCTGTGAGCCCAAGTGTCAATCTAGAAGTGGGCCGATGGGCAGCTGAAAGCCCGAGGTTATGGCCGAGGTAATTCTGTCCCGAACCATTGACACTGCTCCTCTGGGAGTTATGCCAATAGTAACCAAAGCCATAGTCCAGAGAGAGAAAACTGCGTTCTGTGAAGGCTTCCACATTGATACCGGGCGACACACTGGTTACCCAAAAGGTGGTTTTGTTTCGTTCAGCCCGATACCAGTTGTCATTGTATTCTTCTTCGAGAATTATCCGAGGCTTCACCTTCACGTCTGCAAGAGTGGGACCAACAACTTCTGAGGATTTAGCATGGCCCACCTTCTTTCGTTCGGAGTTGCTTGTCGCTACCCTCTGGTTTTTCCCATCCTTCCCATTGCCCTTGTCCGACCAGACTACGAGGAACAACTGACTGCTGCCATCCGCTCAGTGGCTGTTCAGGCACATGATCTGATAGTCCTTGTCAAATCTGATTGCTATTCCGTCGGAGTTGGAGCGCTGCACTCTTCCCTTCACTCGTATTAACGAATGACACCCGGTGAGCTGCCGCAGCCGCTCATTTTCCACCGTGATGTCCAGATGAACCTCTGTACCCCGGGCTATCTGAACGCTGCCAGCAATGAAAGCCCCACCTGCCGAGATATCCCTGGTACGGAAATCGAACACCTGTTTCTGTACCGGCGATTTCACTTCGACTCGTGCGGGAAGACCCAAAGAAAACCTCTCATACTCTCGTCGCTCTTGCATTTTCTCAATCCATGTGAGCCTGCGCCCAATTAAAAATTACTGGTTCACGATCCGTACCATATTATGTAAACGCAACCGACCATATGGGTGCCGTGTTGAAGGTGACGCCTTCGGTTGCCGTTACCAGGCCAGTTGAGTCAGTAGGCACCAGGAAGTAAGCAGTAGGCAGCGGCGCTATACGCGCAGACGGCACAGGGTACATGTTTAGGGCACAGGGCTGAAGATTAACGACACGGCTACTCGTTTTTCCACAATGCCAAATCCCATATCTCCTTCTACCTTGCCGTGTACCCTGGCCGATGCGGGCTTCGTTACCGTTGCCCCTGACGTTCCGTATCGCGGCAAGATGCCGCTCCCACAGTTTGACCAGGCAGTAAGCACTAAGCACAATATAACTGGAGCACCTGATAGGGTCTTCACAATAGAGCTGGTCGCGGCTAGAGCTCCGGTCCTACCACATTGTTTCTGGCATCTGATTACTGATAACCAGCGGAGGCCTTTCAGCCTTCCTTGCTGCAGACTAACCCACAAAACCCAAAACTTGCAGTTATTAACTCCTATCCTGTTTGTTTTTGAGATAAAACACAATCGGGGAATGGTATGGTTTTTTTCGTATTTTTCCGTGGGGGGATGTCTAAGAAACCAGTAGGCAGATAGTATTAGGAAGAAAGGGAAGACTAGTACTTTCGTCTTATTCGCTAGAGGTTTTTGGCAGCCCAGAAAGCGGCCTGCAGACGGTTGGGTACTTTTATTTTCTTAAATATATTATAGAGATGCGTCTTTACGGTGTGCGGACTTATGCAGAGTTTCTCAGCGATCTGTTCATTGGTGGCTCCTATAGCCACCAGGGCAAGTATCTCTTCCTGACGAGGAGTGAGCAAAGTCAGCCCCTTTCTTGTGGGGTCGTGTCCGCTTTTACCCTCTGTAATACACTTTGCCATAATCCCCCTGGAGACCCACATTTCTCCCTCGAGCACCCTGCATACGCCCTTGACAAAGTGATCCGTGGGGTCATGTTGATAGATAAGCCCTCTGACGCCCTCCCACACACATCTTTCTTCATTTTCCAATTCAGAGCTGACATTGAAAAGAACCATCTCGTATCTGGTGGAATCCTGCGCGGCCAATGTTCTGAGGTCGGTGAGAAGTTGCTCCATATCTTTTCCCTGGGAATCCAGGAGCACCAGGGCATATTCTCCCTCCTCCTTTTCCGCTGCAATCACCTGAGAAATCTCTTTCTTGACCAGACAGCGCACTCCAGTTTCACGCTTTATACATTGGGCTATGAGCTCATTCTGCACCGCACTGGGTCCTACCACATAGACACTCTTCGCCCTTGAAGAAGCAGAGCTTTTAGATTTTCGAGGGTCCTCTGATACCATGGCAGGGAAAACCTAGCGTTCTTGAAAGTTGACTACGGTTACCGTACGACGTTTTTCTTACCACGTCAATACGAAAAGTTCCAAGTTCCCACCTATCGGTTATTGCAAGACGGCACATGGCCCAGGGCACAAGGCAAAGGGATCACGGCCAGGGTTACGAGGCCCGTTTCGTCTTTCGGCAATGTCAAGCGCCGTACTGTGACACGTAGCCATACCCACTCTTTTCGCTGCAAGATGCCGCTCCCACGATTGGACCAGCAGGCAGTAAGCACCAAGCACAGCATGAATCGATCCCCTGAAAGGATTCCTCCAATAGGGCTCGCCGCGGTTAGAGAACCGTTCCCACAGGAGAATCGTCAGCAATATTGGGGAAAACGTGCTCCCGACTTCGTATTCTAAATTAGAAATCCGCAATTCCAAATTCGAAATCTAGATGCTGTTGCCGCAAGCCTTGCGCCCTGTGCCGTTTGCCCGTTCTTTTACTTCGTTCGTGCGATGAACACACCGTCCCATTCCCCCTCGGGAGGGCTCTTGCAGTAAATGAGACAGCGCTCTTTCATGACCCTGGCAGGCCCGTCCTCAGGAAGGATCTCCAGCACGCGTTCAAATTGGGTAAGAGCTTCCTGCCAGCGCTGCTGCCTGTAAAGTTCCAACCCCCGGGCAAAGTGAGCATAACCCTTCTTTTTTTCCGGTGGGAGGGAAGTACCGGCCTCGGCCAGCAGTTCATAAACTCGCACCGGCTGTTGCCTGCCCTTGACTCGCACCATGTCCACCTCACGGAGCTGAAAAGAATCGCCAATCAGATCTGCTGTGTTTTCACCTATTAGAATTTCCGTACTGTAGACCTTGTTCAGCCCCTCAAGACGGGAGCCAAGATTCACCTGATCTCCCAGTGCCCCGTAGGCAAAGCGGTAGCGAGAGCCGATGTTGCCGATCAGCATGCGGCCAGAATTGACACCTGTACGGGCCGTCAAAGGAGGCCTGCCAATCTTGGTCCATTCCTCTCGCAGCCGATGCAGGGCATCCCGCATCGCCAGGGCAGCAGCGCACGCTCGCTGGGCATGGTCTTCCTGATCCAGGGGCGCCCCAAAAATGGCCATCAGCTCATCTCCCACGTATTCTTTGAGAGTACCCTGATAAGCGAAGACCTGTTCGGTCATCTCTGCGAAATAATCACTCAAAATGCTAATCATCTCATGGGGTGCATAGCGCTCAGAGTAACTGGTGAATCCTGCCAGATCACTGAATAGTACAGTGAGCACCTTTTCTTCACCCCCAAGCTTCAGGCGACCAGGTTCCCTGAGCATTTCTTCGATCACTATCGGGGCCACATAGTGCCTGAATGCGCCCTTGATTTTCTTGCGTTCTCTCTCTTCCGTGAAGTAGTGATAGACAGTAAGGGCAAGATAAGTTACGGACAGAACAAACAGGGGATAGACTATATTCAGCCAGACGCCAGAGCGCACGAACAGCCATTGAGCAATGGCGATATGACAGATAAAAAGCACTGAAGCAAGCAGCAGACCTTTGAGAGCACTCATTCTGGGGATGGCTATTGCTGTGATGAACCCGAGTACAATAATGGCAAACAAGTCGTAGACTTTCGACCATTTGGGTCTGGTGATGAAGTTTTGCGAGAAGATATTGTCAATAACCGTGGCATGAACTTCCACCCCGGGATACAGTGGACTGAAAGGAGTACTACGCAAATCATGAGTTCCCATAGCTGTAGCCCCTACCAGCACGATCTTGTCTTTAAAGGTGCCGGCAGCAAGCTTGCCATGGAGAATGTCGGTTATGGAGTAATGAGGAAAAGTCTTGGGCGGACCCAGATAGTTGATGAGCATCTGGCCGTTCTCGTCTGTGGGAATAAAACGGCGTCCCATCTGGATGCCTTCCACTCCGTAAACAGCAACTTTGATCATCAGCTGGGGTTTATCGAGGTAAAACCAGGCACTCAGCAGAGAAAGGGGAGGAAAGGCTTCCTTGCCACACTGGATAACGAGAGGCAGCCAGCGCACCACCCCGTCGCGGTCAGT
The window above is part of the Deltaproteobacteria bacterium genome. Proteins encoded here:
- a CDS encoding polysaccharide biosynthesis tyrosine autokinase — translated: MENTHVNIQEEPGRRTHLLDYYFVLRKRLWLIVSILFVTVLVTTLYTFSMRSVYQATAGIIIGKEAKRSPLTGKLLEYDSYVSQQLTFRTHFQMVTARPVLERVLEQVDISDDSLELPPIAKFFSTVKTNISRLLKSIFPGSNEEKQPPSRESLLADRIARLRSKIRVKEVEDTRLLRIQVEDYNPRTARDLANALAENYIIYDSSTRLESSRKMLQWLNNQLYAMRKKVEEAEKAFLDFKEKANLFSIEGKQRLNTQKIEDMNASYLEARSQRMAVEAKINELKKFIKNSANGHIQNIPTFIKNSIVESLYSELLATEIDYKKMSGVFKHKHPEMIKVTSKLTELRRKIREQIEKSLVNAESERAVLMAKEKALKEAMASYEKEAIDTNRSELQYAILKREVESNREIYNILLAKIKEANITDEITKTSLRLVDPASAPSRPIRPKKAKNIILSIIFGLVAGMGLAFFLEYMDQTVHNREELEWSLDLPVLAEIPRAFCKTKPQESQDAVCGPTVLNQPLTGRFYEAFSTLATNLRFADLNRRGVYMITSSSPSEGKSTTCLNLGLTLSQLGRKTLLIDADLRLPANKKIIRFADNGSLVEILVDTFNTPITQGLLGELGAGDIHRLLELQERTGVLTYENGTDVFTVSFEKGQIIHVDWPSRPSRTRLGNLLLRCGKITREQAQIAMAKQRSTDQRLGQVLLHLGFITPEELAGPLKLHISENVRALNKCQQDACKQARFSFKEEPSTSTAAADPKEMALREAMGGLDGISSYTAPYLLAEITKRVCQLPGSDLWVLPSGSVPPNPPELLASRRLRVLMELLRRQFDVILIDTPPVATVSDAAVLAGECDGVVLVVRAGATDLRLIKRALDQLDAVEAKVVGVVLNMLDSKKDPYYYGRYASDYDDYYRRPEEKTEVAEERHGET
- a CDS encoding polysaccharide biosynthesis/export family protein; this encodes MKSRIISITVSLLLIITTTAVSAQDKPYIIGPGDVLSINIFAGGQSQEAIDLTVSANGTINFPFLGEIKAEGLSVAELTQTVSRPLAEDYFVNPQVLISVRDYKSKRVYLTGAVKMSGLFPLDSSTTTLLELIAKAGGVTENRSNYAYILRGSLKDLDSNTKINELVQKKKSIKVNLRELLDLGIAERNVELQPGDVVYIPPTSFSDLTQYKIYVLGKVNRPGVYDFQEGLTALDACILAGGFAKYAAPNRSTITRREPDGTQEIVKINLDKVKNGKEKDVLLKPGDRIYVPESWL
- a CDS encoding outer membrane beta-barrel protein; its protein translation is MKPRIILEEEYNDNWYRAERNKTTFWVTSVSPGINVEAFTERSFLSLDYGFGYYWHNSQRSSVNGSGQNYLGHNLGLSAAHRPTSRLTLGLTEEFFLTREPASSDQFSDIVSRKKYWRNRVSPSIKYDLAEKGAITLGYRNERLKWKNPDPGQGDSWENRGIVTLTYNLNSTNHLDLEQQYWRRSYDAGLSDYDAYQAKLVFRHEFNTYLSGEAGAGYQRRTFDESGLSNQDSFVFHTTLTGATDRSKLDVSFERNFVDFTTEDQYFEAYRFDLYAEHIFLEKIRAYLGGYYQNSDYIGSPRKDDTYNGFGGLGYRFLRDIFELSVEYNYTERGSNERGRRYKENRVFFRLTTVYDITEFFTRQ
- a CDS encoding PilZ domain-containing protein, whose translation is MQERREYERFSLGLPARVEVKSPVQKQVFDFRTRDISAGGAFIAGSVQIARGTEVHLDITVENERLRQLTGCHSLIRVKGRVQRSNSDGIAIRFDKDYQIMCLNSH
- a CDS encoding response regulator transcription factor, producing MVGPSAVQNELIAQCIKRETGVRCLVKKEISQVIAAEKEEGEYALVLLDSQGKDMEQLLTDLRTLAAQDSTRYEMVLFNVSSELENEERCVWEGVRGLIYQHDPTDHFVKGVCRVLEGEMWVSRGIMAKCITEGKSGHDPTRKGLTLLTPRQEEILALVAIGATNEQIAEKLCISPHTVKTHLYNIFKKIKVPNRLQAAFWAAKNL
- a CDS encoding CHASE2 domain-containing protein, with amino-acid sequence MKFRLKSLFSLNPFSISLGITVLVVLSFLVGIPILDLIELKTYDLRFLSRGSVQPTAPVVLALIDEKSLDVEGRWPWPRSKFADLLNILSKDGAKVISFDVGFLEPDENSQLSLIRELNRQVASLEIKNHLLSEFLARTRMAADNDLLLARAIGNCAASVVLGYFFHMDEGSLGYKIGEKEIKEQLARINSSKYSLIIFEGQDTGVSPFIKAYAPESNLKIFTSKAAASGYFNVTTDRDGVVRWLPLVIQCGKEAFPPLSLLSAWFYLDKPQLMIKVAVYGVEGIQMGRRFIPTDENGQMLINYLGPPKTFPHYSITDILHGKLAAGTFKDKIVLVGATAMGTHDLRSTPFSPLYPGVEVHATVIDNIFSQNFITRPKWSKVYDLFAIIVLGFITAIAIPRMSALKGLLLASVLFICHIAIAQWLFVRSGVWLNIVYPLFVLSVTYLALTVYHYFTEERERKKIKGAFRHYVAPIVIEEMLREPGRLKLGGEEKVLTVLFSDLAGFTSYSERYAPHEMISILSDYFAEMTEQVFAYQGTLKEYVGDELMAIFGAPLDQEDHAQRACAAALAMRDALHRLREEWTKIGRPPLTARTGVNSGRMLIGNIGSRYRFAYGALGDQVNLGSRLEGLNKVYSTEILIGENTADLIGDSFQLREVDMVRVKGRQQPVRVYELLAEAGTSLPPEKKKGYAHFARGLELYRQQRWQEALTQFERVLEILPEDGPARVMKERCLIYCKSPPEGEWDGVFIARTK